A stretch of DNA from Anopheles ziemanni chromosome 3, idAnoZiCoDA_A2_x.2, whole genome shotgun sequence:
CGGCAAGGAAATGGCTAAAGTACAGAAAaactttgtaaaaataaagaaaattaagcctaaacaaactaaaagtgttttgaagaagaaagagaagcCAAAAGTGGTTAGCGAAaagcaagcagcagcaacagcggcatcgaagaagaaggaaaatggaaccgaCCGTATAAATACCCCCCGTTTGCCGATTGTGTTTATTTCCCCGAAAACGGAGGACACTGACGAGGAGGATGATTCGGAAGTGGAGGAGACAACACCGGAGCAGACAGGGCCTAAGCTGCCCGTTGTCGAGCCGATCCCGACGGACGTTCCCGATCCGCAGTTGTCCCAGCGATTGCAAAACCTGATCCGACCGCTGATCGCCTACGTTTATAACGAGGATCAGATGACACTGAAGCTTAGTTTCGAAGAGGCCGGCATGCTGCTGGAGCCGGACTACAACGAACAGACGAAAGTGTTTCGCTTTCTCGTCAACACGAAGGAGATTTGCCAAGCAGTCGGCGAGAAAGCGGAAGCCCATTCGGAGGCGCGCGACAAGCTCGTACAGATTATTCGCTACTACTGCTACACCGTGAAGGTAGGCAAATACtcttgttctgtttgtttggttttcgttAAATTTATACAATGTTTTACAGCGCGTCAAAGATTTTCACACACGGAGGAAGATTTTCCA
This window harbors:
- the LOC131287468 gene encoding NF-kappa-B-repressing factor-like, which produces MAKVQKNFVKIKKIKPKQTKSVLKKKEKPKVVSEKQAAATAASKKKENGTDRINTPRLPIVFISPKTEDTDEEDDSEVEETTPEQTGPKLPVVEPIPTDVPDPQLSQRLQNLIRPLIAYVYNEDQMTLKLSFEEAGMLLEPDYNEQTKVFRFLVNTKEICQAVGEKAEAHSEARDKLVQIIRYYCYTVKRVKDFHTRRKIFHARPPNPPKNQRGPEAIQEENIGFKMLQKQGWSGGALGANEDGIIEPIAAKQRKGKSGLGTENATKDAPNGDRSEKVKIPLEAFYMMMKQYAGVNALYDLVFSTQFTKHQVVKLKAYAESLKLVPRMVGQKKRLVVSRPLTIKQIKEGVMKGHSDLCAKYVVIPPAAGIPEEDKVVIIKPKKEKT